A stretch of DNA from Alteromonas gilva:
TTAAGTGTCAATGTCATTATAGTCGTCCTGCTTTTACTTCTTTTACAGCATAATCCACCGCGCGGGCGGTGATAGCCATAAATGTGAGTGAAGGGTTACCTACACCTGTTGAACAGAAGCTTGCGCCATCGGTTACAAACAAATTAGGTACATCGTGAGCCTGATTATAGCCGTTAAGCACGGAGTCTTTAGGATCCCGTCCCATTCTGGCAGTACCCACTTCGTGAATAGCAAGCCCTGGCGGCTGACCAAGTACTTGTCGTTTTATGTTGTGGTACCCGGCTTTTTTCATCATCCGCTCTGCCGTGTCCAGGGCACCTTCTACCATTGCATTTTCATTATCCGACCATTCACAGTTGAAGTGAAGTTGTGGAATGCCCCATTTGTCTTTTTTAGTGCTGTGAAGCGAGATTTGGTTGTCGCGGTTAGGCAGCATTTCGCCTTGCCCCTGCAAGCCAATACCCCAGGGACCAGGATTATGCATTAACGTTTTAAAATCTTCGCCAAAGCCATCCATGGTACCCATAGACTGCCAGTCAGAACGCGACGCAGTGCCGGCCAGCGCATAACCCCGCTTAAAGTTTTTATGATAACGTCCCGGCTCGTAATGGAAGTTTGGAATATATAAAGAAGCCGGTCGACGGCCAGAATAATACTCGTCTTCGTAACCATCGATGCTGGCGGTTACCAGTGCGTTATAGTTGTGATCCATCAGATAGTGGCCGAGCACACCGGAACTATTGGCAATACCATTCGGAAAACGGCGTGACTTGCTGTTCATCATAATCTGCGTGCTGCCTAAGGTCGAAGCACATAAGAATACAATTTTGCCAAAATATTCGCGTTGCTGAAGAGTATCGTTATCAATGACGCGTACACCTTTAACACGCTTGGTGTTGTCATCATAAATAAGACTTTCAACCACGCTGTTGGGGGCTATATAAAGATTTCCGGTGCGGGCGGCAGCTGGCAGGGTGGCACTTTGAGTAGAGAAATACGCACCAAACGAGCAGCCTTTCTGGCATTCGTTTCTGGCCATACAGCGCATGCGGCCTAAATCAACCTGGATTTTTTCTGGCTGGGTAAGATGGGCGCAACGGCTGATAATGACTGGTTTGTCAGGCTCAAGCGCCTTCATTTTGGCTGTGAAGTCGATTTCTGGTTTGGTCATTTCAAACGGCGGCTGAAAGATACTGTCAGGCAACTGGGGCAGGTTTTCGGCGGTGCCGCTAATACCAACAAACTTTTCGACGTACTCGTACCAAGGAGCGAGGTCGTTGTAACGGATCGGCCAGTCGTTACCGTGCCCATCGGCCTTGTTAGCCTCAAAGTCAAACTCACTCATGCGGTAAGACTGGCGGTGCCACAATAACGACTTTCCACCTAATTGATTGGCACGGATCCAGCTAAAGTTGGTGCCTTTTTCTGTACTGTAAGGGTAGTCTCTGTCGTTACCAAAAAAGTGTTTGGTACCGTCGTGAAAAGCGTAGCACTGCTTTTGGATTTTGTACTCATCTTCTATCAGGTTATGGGCTACTTTGGTACGATTCTCATACTCCCACGGTGGGCGAGCCTCGCTGATATAGTCTTTACGGTGCTCAACGACCCGGCCACGTTCTATCATTAAGGTTTTAAAGCCTTTTTCTGTGAGCTCTTTGGCTGCCCAGCCGCCAGTGATCCCCGAACCTATTACAATAGCGTCATAGATTTCAGATGATTCGTCGATGTAGGTTTCTTTGTTCATATTACGATACCAAAATTAATAATAGGCTTTTGAGCTGTACGCACTGCCCACTTTAGAAAGTGCTACGGAGCCCTTGAATTCACCGGGTACGGCAAGATAGGTAAGTTCTTTGGTCGCGCCGGGCAGTGAGGTGTAATAACCAAACACGATGAGGCCTTTAATTTGTTTAAAAGCGTCTTTGTCCTGGCGCGTAAACGGCCCGGATGCCGCTTCCAGATCGGTGAGCAACTTTATTTGTATGTCGGGCGAAAGGTTTTCGAAGGGGGCGTCACCATATTGGTCGCCAGCCGCGGAAATCTTCTTAAGTATGGCGACTGCCTCATCCTGCACAGTGCGGGGAAAAACCACTCGTAACTGATGATCAATAAAATGATGGCAGTTTACATCTGCGGCACCCGGTGTAGAGGTTGCCGGAATGGTAAGCTGGCAAATCTGGCGCAGTGCTTCAAGTTGCGACGTAGAAAATAATCTGCCTGTGGTATTGTTCTGAGCTGCATTAAACGTTGCGGAGGACGCTATAGATGGCGCAGACAATAGTGTACTGGCCACTGCGCTACCTGCGACAGTAGAAATGACTTTTAAAAGTTGTCTTCTGTTTATCATGTGCATGTGCTTTCTGTTAGCGATAGTAAAAAAAGCCGGTTGCCAACTGGCCAATGTGTAAATGGAATTAACATTTTGCATTACAATAACGGTTTGTGTAACCGGTTTCAATTGGTAGCTTTGAAATAATTTTATACGCTATGTATGCTTGAGTTACTTTAATAGTTTCTGTTTTTTTCACTCGAAAACGTTTTAAATTATTGATATTTAATTAATTAATGTTTTTTGTTGCCTTGGTTGGCGCTGTGTAAACCTTCGATTACCGCTCTCTGTTTGTAAATTGATTTCGGGCGATTTTGTTAAATTTATCATCGTTTATAGACGTTTATCGTTTTCATAATGTAAAAGCCGCCTTGCACATCCGCTTTATGCTTCATTTTTAAGCGATAAAAATAGCTAATATGATAACCGGTTACATTAAGTTGAATACGCCATTATGTATTTCGTCGATATAAAACGGCGTTTCGTCTCCGCTGCTCACATTCTGTTAACCGTATGTTCATTAATAAATGAGATAGCTTAATGATATGTTATATAAGGATTAATTTCGTTTTTTTGATATTGTTTTAAAGGCTTCATGGTGCTCGGTGCGATCATTTTTCTGTAAATGGATTGTTATTGAAAAGTACTTTGTTGTGTATTACATTGCGCATCTTTGAAAACGGTTACATTCGGGTTGGCGCATTCTGGATAGCCAGCAGAAAGGTTGCCGAGACAAAGCATTGCCTTTTAGTAACGTAGGGACCAAACATGAATTTACTTAGTAACAACACACGCAGTTTTACCCGCTCCACACTTGCACTGTGTATTATTGCTTCCATGCACCAGGGGGTAGCAATAGCTCAGGAAGCAGAGGAGGGCGCTGTTCCTTCCGATGCTGAGATTGAAGTAATCAATGTCAGCGGGATCCGGGGGTCTCAAGAAGCATCGATTTTTAATAAGCGAAACGCTTCAACGGTTGTTGACTCCATTGCAGCAACGGATATCGGTAAATTGCCCGATGTCACTATTTCTGATTCGCTGCAGCGTATTTCCGGGGTTCAGATTCGTCGTTCGGCGGGCGAAGGTGCTTCGTTAAACATTCGGGGTCTGCCGCAGGTAGTAACGCAGCTAAACGGTGAGCAGTACCTTGGTGCTAATTCGGTGGTTTCTACACAGCCAAACTTTAGTGATATTCCGTCTCCATTGTTTCGCGGTGCCGACGTCTTTAAAAACGCGACCGCAAATCTTGGTAATGCGGGGATTACCGGTACGGTTAACCTAAAAACTTACCGTCCGTTTGATTTTGATGAAGGTTCCACCTTCAGTGGTGCGGCCGAAGTGCAACGTGGTGATGAAACCCGCGAAAGTGATCCTAACCTTTCTGCACTTTATAACTGGCAAAATGGCGATGTAGGTTTTATGTTGTCGGGGAACTACGCAAATGTAAACCTGGCTAATTACTATAATGGTCTAAATACCGGCTCCCCCGGCGATGCAGGCTGGACCGACAGAACCAGTGCAGCTGATATTGGCGCGCCCGGCAGAGATGGCAGGGTAATCCTCGGCGCTCAGGGCTTTTCTGCCTGGAATCAGGCCACTGAACGCGAACGGATTGGCATCAATTCGTCGACCCAGGTAGATCTGGGCGAAGGTTTTGTATTTACGGCCGACTTCTTTTACACCGAACAAGAAGAATACAATCGCAAACTTGGCATGAGTGCCACGAATAAATGGGGCCCGCGAGGCTGGTTTACGCCTACTGAAGAACGTCCAACCGGCGCTATGATCGATGGCGGTGAAATGTACGCCTGGCAGAGCGCTGAGCTGTACCCGTCACGATTGAAGTCATTTACCCAAAATGACGTATATAACAACCGCTCAACTAACTTAAACCTGCAGCTGGACTATGACAACGGCGGTGCGTTTAGCGGTCAGTTTCGCGCTATCATTGGTCGTGCTAGCCAGGAGCATCGTCATGGTTACAACGAAGGTGACTTAACCAATGGCCAAACCACACTGGGCAGAACCACTAATCTGATACCGGCCGACAAATGTGGTCCGGATGATGAGGTCGTTGGCGATCAGGGGGGGTGTTTGCAGGCAATCAACCCGCTGGGTTACAGCGAAGCCCCTCATCTTAGTTATGATACAACCGGTGAACATCCGGTATGGAGTGGTTTTGATCGTCAGCTAGCCGGAGGTTTGGGCGCAGGCGCAACGATTGCCGACTACATGGGCAATCTGGCCAGCTATAATGTTGGTGCATTCAGCTCCGAAAACAACGAAAACGCCGAAGGCGACGTTAACGCGTTTAGTATGAAAGGTAAGTACCTCTTTGATAGCGGTAATATTACCAGCCTCGAAGCGGGCATCCGCTACGGTCAGCGCGGTGCAGATTACGAGCGTTATCACCTGTTCTCGCCAGTGCAAACGGCTGGCTGTATGGCTCAGTGGAAGGCTACCGACGTGCTGTTAGGTGCCGATGCTCCGTCATGTTCAGATGGCGAAATGGTTAACGGCGAGTTTATGCCTTACGCTGCATTGGAGAGCATTCCGCTGGATCAATACAATAACGTAGTACAGGTTACCGATTACGGTCCGGTAAGCGGAATTCCAGGTGCCTGGGCCGTTGATCCGGCTGATTATGACGACCCGGAAGCGTTTCATAACCGGGTATTTGGTTCTTCCACTCGCCAAATCGTGCCAGGTTCGAGCTTTAGCGCGGATGTGGCTGAGCTGAGCTACTTTTTGCAGGTAAACTTTGAAGGTCTCGACGGCTTGCTAAGTGGTAATGCGGGTGTCCGGGTGATTGAAACTGACCTCACTGTTAAGCAAAATATTGCCGGCGATAACCTGCCATACAGTGGCACGGCCATTGATACCGGTGACGTGCTGACGAAGCGTGATTACACCGATGTATTACCGTCATTAAACTTGTCGTACAGCGTTACTGATGATGTAGTGGTGCGTTTTGCTTACTCCGAAAACATGACGCCGCTAAACCTGAACCAGTACGGTGAAGGACTCACTCTGAACAATGCACTGGATTCTGTCGCTGGCAGCCCAACCGAGGGACAGTTTATTGTCACTGGCGGTAGCCTGGCGGGTAACCCTGAGCTGGATCCATGGCGCTCAACTAACTACGATCTGTCGGTTGAATGGTATACCGGTGCCGCAAGTATGGTCAGTGCCGCGATTTTTCGGGTTGAAATTGACAGCTTTACGGTATCGGAAACGGTTGATATGGAAATGCCCGATGCCGACGGTGTAGTTCGTCGTTCAGTACCCATCAATACGCTGGTGCAGGGCGAGGGCGGCACACTGGAAGGTTTTGAAGCGGGCGCTAAGCTGGCATTCAGTGACTTTGTCGACAGCGGCAATCTGCTGGCCAGTTTTGGTGTGGATACCAACTTCACCTATTCGCCCAGTGAAGGTTCTGGTACCGATATCTATGGCGAAGAGAACATGTTTAACGACAACTCTGAGCGCCAGTTTAATATGATTGGCTGGTATCAGGGAGATCGTTTTGAGGCTCGCATTGCATACAACTATCGCAGTGAGCGACTCGCCGGTCAGGGCGGCTGGGGTGCGCTGAATCTGTATCAGGCGTCGACCGCGTATGTGGATATTTCCGCCAGCTACGATATAGACGATAATTTTACGGTATACGCACAGGGATCTAATATTACCGGCGAATACGAAGATTATTATTTACAGTGGCAGGATCAGTATGCTTTTCAGAACTACTATGAAACCCGCTACATTATGGGTGTAAGAGCTAAGTTCTAATTAAAATGCATGTTAGTTAGGGGTACGTTTAGTGCCCCTTATGATTTACACTGCTCAATAAACTAACAAAATACTCGGTAAACCGGGGTGTTCGGATCCCAGGACGTCATTTGACAAGGCTTTGAACATGAAAACCAGAAATGAATAATGGCTACAATACGTGACGTATCAAAAGAATCAGGCTTATCTATTGCTACGGTTTCCAGGGCAATCAGCAACCCTGAAATGGTCTCTGAGGAAAGCCTTCGCAAGGTCAACCTGGCGATAGAAAAGCTCCAGTACCGGCCTAACTTATCGTCACAGAAATTTCGTTTGCAGCGAACCAACACCATAGTGGTTTTGGTGCCAAATATAGCTAACCTTTTTTTTGCTCAGTTAATCAGTGGTGTCGAAGACGTCGCTATTCGCAAAGGCTATAACGTACTGCTAGGCGACACCCGGGATAACGTAAGCCGCGAAGAAGAATTTATTAGTCTGGTGGATACCCGCCAGGCCGATGGTTTGATTCAGCTTAGACCCAATTCACCCACCAAAATGCTGCCCTCAGCCAATATTAAAGCCGTCAATGCGGCCGGATGTTCGGGAACGCCCTCTTACTCTGTTCGAATTGATAACATCGAAGCGTCGTCAAAAATAGTTAAATATCTGTTAGATCAGGGGCATCAGCGTATCGGCGTCATTTCGGGGCTGGGCGATAACCCACATTCTGTTGACCGATTGCAGGGCTATAAGAATGCGCTGGCCGCGGCGGGAATAGGGTACGACGAAGAGCTGGTTATCGAGGGCGATTTTACGTTTTGGTCGGGTTATAACGCGGTAAGACACTTTGTCGCAATGCCGAATCGTCCTACCGCTTTGTTTTGTATGAGCGATGAAATGGCAATTGGCGCCATAAAAGGATTAAAAGAAAGCGCCCTGAGTGTGCCAGGGGATATGTCTGTTACCGGGTTTGATGATTTGGCGGTGTCTAATTACAGCGACCCGCCGCTCACCACGGTGCGTCAGCCTGCCACACAAATTGGCGAAAAGGCCGCCGAGCTGCTCTTTCAGCTGATTGAAGGTGAAGCGCCTAAACTCAAAGAATATATTTTGCCTTTCGAACTGATAATTCGTGAAAGCACCCGTCCTTATTCCTGTTAATGGGCGGGCCATAGCGCTATCCCATGCTCTCAAAGTGGTATAAGCGGCGTAAAATTACAATAAGGATCACTATTATGACTAAGCGTCTGTTCACTCTGGCGTTAAGCCTGTTGTCTGTGTCGGTTGTGCAGGCTGTAACATTGTCACCATTGTTTTCTGATCATATGGTACTGCAACGTGATAAAGCCGTCATGGTATGGGGAGACACCCTGCCGGGACAATCGGTTAGCGTATCGATTGATGGCCACACGCAGCAAGTTCAGGCCGATAGCCAGGGGCTTTTTAAGCTCAGGTTAACGCCCCATAGTAAAGGCGGGCCCTATCAGCTCACTGTTACCGCCGATCAAACCATAGTGCTCAATGATGTTTGGTATGGCGATGTGTGGATTGCCGGCGGACAATCAAATATGGAGTGGAATCTGGGCGATGAAACGGTCGGTCACGAACAAGAAATCGCTCTTGCGGCCAGCCGAAAAATCCGTTTTTTTGATGTGCCCAATACGCTTTCTCCTGTTCCAGAAACGCAACTCCCAAACAGTGAATGGCTTGTTGCCAATCAGGACAATGCCGGTTCCTTCTCGGCCGTAGCGTGGTTTTTTGCCCGCCAACTGGCCCAGCAAGAAGATGTTATGGTGGGGATTATCGAAAGTAACTGGGGCGGCACGCCGGCCGAAGCCTGGACCGATGTGAAGGTGTTAAGTTCTGTGGAGGGCTATCAGGCTAAAGCTGAACAAGTGCAACAGACCACCGACTGGCAACAACAACTCGTCACCAACGAACAAATGAGTCAGCTTAAATGGCAGCGCATTGGCAATACTGAGGAGGCTATCGCCACTGGCGCTGCCGGGCTGGATTTCGATGACAGTGAGTGGCCCGCAACCACCTTACCAAATGTTCAGCCTTTTCATGATTTTACCTGGCTGCGCCACCACTTTACTTTGACCGCGGCGCAATTAGAGCAAACGATAGAGATTAATCTTGGTGACATCGTGCAAAATGCCATGGTGTTTTTGAATGGCAAGCTGCTTGGCACCGAAGATTGGAGGAACAGCGATTCGCATTATGTGTTACCCGCAAGCCTGCTTAATGAAGGTCGCAATGTCTTTACGGTTCGGGCGACGAATGACTGGGACAACAATGCATTCGTCGGAAAACAAGGCCAACTGTGGCGTAAAATTGGCCGGCAGAAAATCGATATTGCGGCGCAATGGAAGGTGAGTAATAAGGTTGAAGCGCCCATGCCCGAGGTCAAAAACTACAGCTTTACGCCCGGTTTTTTATACAACGCCATGATCCATCCGTTGCTGCCGTTTACCAGCACAGGTGTTATTTGGTACCAGGGAGAAAGCAATGTCGACCAGCAGGCTTACTATGAGGGGCTATTCGAGGCAATGATCACCAATTGGCGTGATCGCGCCGGTGATGCTGAATTGCCGTTTTTATTTGTGCAGTTAGCGGCTTATTTACAGCCCGAACCGGTGCAGCCTGACAGCGCCTGGGCGTATTTACGCGATGCTCAGCGAGGTGCTTTGTCATTACCTGCTACAGGTATGGCGGTAGCGATTGATGTAGGTAATCCCGACGATATTCACCCCCGCAACAAACGCCCGGTTGGCGAGCGACTGTGGCGCCAGGCGGCAACACGGGTTTATGGTTATGATGTAGTCGACTCTGGTCCGGATTTTCGCTTTGCAGAGCCAAATGGGCAGTCTTTAGTGCTGCACTTTGACAACGCTAAAGGTCTGCAGACCATCGATGGGAAGGCGCCTGGCGCGTTTATCATTGCCGGTGACGACAAAGTGTTTTACCCCGCATCGGCGAGCATTGAAGGCAATACTATTAAAGTCTCCAGCGCCAGCGTAAAAGCGCCAGTGGCGGTGCGCTATGGGTGGGCCGATTACCCGAATGTTAATCTGATCAACAACCAGGGCTTACCCGCAGTGCCATTTCGTAGCGACACCTGGGCGGCTTCAACGGTGAGCGCCGCAAACGACAATTAAGACAGCTCCCCGCCGGTTGTTTATAGACTGACACTGTAATCCGGGGGATTTGTGTTGAAAAAATAGTGCAATAGGCATAAGTTGTCGCGCAGTTATTTGTCGTCTCTACACCGTCGCTTTTGGCCGGGACTTATGCAATTGTCATTTTTGGATATCGCTATAATCACTGTTTATATTGCGGCAGTGGTGAGCCTTGGCATCTTTGCCTCGCGGGCTTTTGGTCGTTCGGCTCGCGGGTATTTTCTGGCCGGCAACCGAATTCCGTGGCCGGTACTGGGCATGTCAAATGCCTCTGGGATGTTTGATATCAGCGGCACCATGTGGATGGTGTCACTGCTTTTTGTGTATGGCGTTAAGAGCATCTTTATTTCCTGGCTCTGGCCGAGCTTCAACCAGATATTTCTGATGATGTTTTTGTCAGTGTGGTTGCGACGTTCTGGAGTAATGACGGGCGCAGAATGGATCCGGTTGCGATTTGGCGAAAGTCGTGGGGCCAATCTCAGTCACCTGATTGTGGTGGTCTTTGCACTGCTTGGTGTATTGGGCTTTTTGGCCTATGGATTTATCGGCATAGGCAAGTTTGCGGCGGCGTTTTTACCCTGGCAACTATCCACCCAGAACCACCTCAATGAAATTTGCTACGGGCTGATTATTACTGCCCTAACGGTTATTTATTTGCTCAAA
This window harbors:
- a CDS encoding GMC oxidoreductase, giving the protein MNKETYIDESSEIYDAIVIGSGITGGWAAKELTEKGFKTLMIERGRVVEHRKDYISEARPPWEYENRTKVAHNLIEDEYKIQKQCYAFHDGTKHFFGNDRDYPYSTEKGTNFSWIRANQLGGKSLLWHRQSYRMSEFDFEANKADGHGNDWPIRYNDLAPWYEYVEKFVGISGTAENLPQLPDSIFQPPFEMTKPEIDFTAKMKALEPDKPVIISRCAHLTQPEKIQVDLGRMRCMARNECQKGCSFGAYFSTQSATLPAAARTGNLYIAPNSVVESLIYDDNTKRVKGVRVIDNDTLQQREYFGKIVFLCASTLGSTQIMMNSKSRRFPNGIANSSGVLGHYLMDHNYNALVTASIDGYEDEYYSGRRPASLYIPNFHYEPGRYHKNFKRGYALAGTASRSDWQSMGTMDGFGEDFKTLMHNPGPWGIGLQGQGEMLPNRDNQISLHSTKKDKWGIPQLHFNCEWSDNENAMVEGALDTAERMMKKAGYHNIKRQVLGQPPGLAIHEVGTARMGRDPKDSVLNGYNQAHDVPNLFVTDGASFCSTGVGNPSLTFMAITARAVDYAVKEVKAGRL
- a CDS encoding gluconate 2-dehydrogenase subunit 3 family protein, with protein sequence MINRRQLLKVISTVAGSAVASTLLSAPSIASSATFNAAQNNTTGRLFSTSQLEALRQICQLTIPATSTPGAADVNCHHFIDHQLRVVFPRTVQDEAVAILKKISAAGDQYGDAPFENLSPDIQIKLLTDLEAASGPFTRQDKDAFKQIKGLIVFGYYTSLPGATKELTYLAVPGEFKGSVALSKVGSAYSSKAYY
- a CDS encoding TonB-dependent receptor; translation: MNLLSNNTRSFTRSTLALCIIASMHQGVAIAQEAEEGAVPSDAEIEVINVSGIRGSQEASIFNKRNASTVVDSIAATDIGKLPDVTISDSLQRISGVQIRRSAGEGASLNIRGLPQVVTQLNGEQYLGANSVVSTQPNFSDIPSPLFRGADVFKNATANLGNAGITGTVNLKTYRPFDFDEGSTFSGAAEVQRGDETRESDPNLSALYNWQNGDVGFMLSGNYANVNLANYYNGLNTGSPGDAGWTDRTSAADIGAPGRDGRVILGAQGFSAWNQATERERIGINSSTQVDLGEGFVFTADFFYTEQEEYNRKLGMSATNKWGPRGWFTPTEERPTGAMIDGGEMYAWQSAELYPSRLKSFTQNDVYNNRSTNLNLQLDYDNGGAFSGQFRAIIGRASQEHRHGYNEGDLTNGQTTLGRTTNLIPADKCGPDDEVVGDQGGCLQAINPLGYSEAPHLSYDTTGEHPVWSGFDRQLAGGLGAGATIADYMGNLASYNVGAFSSENNENAEGDVNAFSMKGKYLFDSGNITSLEAGIRYGQRGADYERYHLFSPVQTAGCMAQWKATDVLLGADAPSCSDGEMVNGEFMPYAALESIPLDQYNNVVQVTDYGPVSGIPGAWAVDPADYDDPEAFHNRVFGSSTRQIVPGSSFSADVAELSYFLQVNFEGLDGLLSGNAGVRVIETDLTVKQNIAGDNLPYSGTAIDTGDVLTKRDYTDVLPSLNLSYSVTDDVVVRFAYSENMTPLNLNQYGEGLTLNNALDSVAGSPTEGQFIVTGGSLAGNPELDPWRSTNYDLSVEWYTGAASMVSAAIFRVEIDSFTVSETVDMEMPDADGVVRRSVPINTLVQGEGGTLEGFEAGAKLAFSDFVDSGNLLASFGVDTNFTYSPSEGSGTDIYGEENMFNDNSERQFNMIGWYQGDRFEARIAYNYRSERLAGQGGWGALNLYQASTAYVDISASYDIDDNFTVYAQGSNITGEYEDYYLQWQDQYAFQNYYETRYIMGVRAKF
- a CDS encoding LacI family DNA-binding transcriptional regulator, coding for MATIRDVSKESGLSIATVSRAISNPEMVSEESLRKVNLAIEKLQYRPNLSSQKFRLQRTNTIVVLVPNIANLFFAQLISGVEDVAIRKGYNVLLGDTRDNVSREEEFISLVDTRQADGLIQLRPNSPTKMLPSANIKAVNAAGCSGTPSYSVRIDNIEASSKIVKYLLDQGHQRIGVISGLGDNPHSVDRLQGYKNALAAAGIGYDEELVIEGDFTFWSGYNAVRHFVAMPNRPTALFCMSDEMAIGAIKGLKESALSVPGDMSVTGFDDLAVSNYSDPPLTTVRQPATQIGEKAAELLFQLIEGEAPKLKEYILPFELIIRESTRPYSC
- a CDS encoding sialate O-acetylesterase, with amino-acid sequence MTKRLFTLALSLLSVSVVQAVTLSPLFSDHMVLQRDKAVMVWGDTLPGQSVSVSIDGHTQQVQADSQGLFKLRLTPHSKGGPYQLTVTADQTIVLNDVWYGDVWIAGGQSNMEWNLGDETVGHEQEIALAASRKIRFFDVPNTLSPVPETQLPNSEWLVANQDNAGSFSAVAWFFARQLAQQEDVMVGIIESNWGGTPAEAWTDVKVLSSVEGYQAKAEQVQQTTDWQQQLVTNEQMSQLKWQRIGNTEEAIATGAAGLDFDDSEWPATTLPNVQPFHDFTWLRHHFTLTAAQLEQTIEINLGDIVQNAMVFLNGKLLGTEDWRNSDSHYVLPASLLNEGRNVFTVRATNDWDNNAFVGKQGQLWRKIGRQKIDIAAQWKVSNKVEAPMPEVKNYSFTPGFLYNAMIHPLLPFTSTGVIWYQGESNVDQQAYYEGLFEAMITNWRDRAGDAELPFLFVQLAAYLQPEPVQPDSAWAYLRDAQRGALSLPATGMAVAIDVGNPDDIHPRNKRPVGERLWRQAATRVYGYDVVDSGPDFRFAEPNGQSLVLHFDNAKGLQTIDGKAPGAFIIAGDDKVFYPASASIEGNTIKVSSASVKAPVAVRYGWADYPNVNLINNQGLPAVPFRSDTWAASTVSAANDN